In a single window of the Nilaparvata lugens isolate BPH chromosome 1, ASM1435652v1, whole genome shotgun sequence genome:
- the LOC120354283 gene encoding uncharacterized protein LOC120354283 produces the protein MINDIALSRDRMVVCYADDTSLLDVGRSLDDVSTLMRASMEMAADWFSANRFLLNAEKTQTIVFSLKNGKQHDCPPVKLLGFMLDRRLSWEEHIQGVCCRLSRILFLLKGLKRSAVNAFGDLEVQPVRGDSHEYGTRNRLRLDLPYCRLGRTQSSLVYLPGKMINKLPISVRSLPVAALKRRLKHFLQENHFYSLNEFFECDSALVSGYF, from the exons ATGATCAATGACATAGCTCTTTCTAGGGACAGAATGGTGGTGTGTTATGCGGATGACACCTCCCTCCTGGATGTTGGCAGGAGTCTGGATGATGTGAGCACACTAATGCGGGCGTCCATGGAGATGGCGGCTGACTGGTTCTCTGCAAACAGGTTTCTCCTAAATGCAGAAAAGACACAGACGATTGTTTTCAGCCTCAAGAATGGTAAGCAGCATGATTGTCCTCCAGTAAAGCTCCTGGGTTTTATGTTGGATAGGAGACTTTCCTGGGAGGAGCATATTCAAGGTGTCTGTTGCAGGCTGAGCAGGATCCTGTTCCTACTGAAGGGTCTGAAGAG ATCTGCTGTGAATGCATTTGGTGACCTGGAGGTCCAGCCTGTCAGGGGAGACTCCCATGAGTACGGCACTCGTAACAGATTAAGGCTGGATCTCCCATACTGCAGGTTGGGGAGGACACAATCCAGTTTGGTCTACCTGCCGGGAAAGATGATAAATAAGCTGCCCATTTCAGTGAGGAGTCTACCTGTGGCTGCCCTAAAGCGAAGGTTGAAGCACTTCCTGCAGGAGAATCATTTCTACTCACTTAACGAATTCTTTGAATGTGACAGTGCACTGGTGAGTGGATATTTTTGA